In Myxococcus stipitatus, the following are encoded in one genomic region:
- a CDS encoding sensor histidine kinase → MSIVTRWRRPLGPWMPWALVGLMCAVLLSTVLFIRRSAVEASSLVVRGMANVLMHAGLDAFREGTGPPTQQALQAFLETHQEGGLRYVAIIEDGRVLTSVGEGSLGDIQDGSQLRIEKGKGRFIHRLRKPRLEPQASASGGSEPMPPPPPPSEPRRNLRIGYEYEPVTALELTDRSQQLLVIAVVSVMGILGLTFAFTRSLAQREALSTELERGRRLAALGTMSAVLAHELRNPLASLKGHAQLLAERVERDEVLRPKADRIVGDAVRLEQLMNDLLVFVRSGELRRTGTDPNEVLRAAVEATGEARVEAHYLPGRERWELDAGRFQQALENVLRNAVQVSPDGRRVEVGVEREGSSLIFTVRDHGPGIPKGDEERIFEPFVTGRLRGVGLGLAITRRIVELHGGSVIARTHAGGGAEFRLTVPARGV, encoded by the coding sequence ATGAGCATCGTGACCCGATGGAGGAGGCCGTTGGGGCCGTGGATGCCCTGGGCCCTGGTGGGGCTGATGTGCGCCGTGTTGCTGTCCACGGTGCTCTTCATCCGCCGGTCCGCCGTGGAGGCGTCGTCGCTGGTCGTGCGGGGCATGGCGAACGTCCTGATGCATGCCGGGCTGGATGCCTTTCGTGAGGGCACGGGCCCGCCGACCCAGCAGGCGCTGCAGGCCTTCCTGGAGACGCACCAGGAGGGCGGCCTTCGGTACGTGGCCATCATCGAGGACGGGCGCGTGCTCACGTCGGTCGGTGAGGGCTCGCTCGGTGACATCCAGGATGGCTCACAGCTGCGAATCGAGAAGGGCAAGGGCCGGTTCATCCATCGGCTGCGCAAGCCTCGGCTGGAGCCTCAGGCCTCGGCGAGCGGCGGGAGTGAGCCCATGCCACCGCCACCGCCACCGTCGGAGCCCCGCCGCAACCTGCGCATCGGCTACGAGTACGAACCTGTCACGGCGCTCGAGTTGACGGACCGCTCTCAGCAGTTGCTCGTCATCGCGGTGGTGTCGGTGATGGGCATCCTGGGGTTGACCTTCGCCTTCACGCGCTCGCTGGCGCAGCGGGAGGCGTTGTCGACGGAGCTGGAGCGAGGCCGCCGGCTCGCGGCGTTGGGCACCATGTCCGCGGTGCTGGCGCATGAGCTGCGCAATCCGCTGGCCTCGCTCAAGGGCCATGCGCAGCTGCTGGCCGAGCGCGTGGAGCGCGACGAGGTGCTGCGCCCCAAGGCGGATCGCATCGTGGGAGACGCGGTGCGGTTGGAGCAGTTGATGAATGACCTGCTGGTCTTCGTGCGCAGCGGCGAGCTTCGTCGCACGGGCACGGACCCCAACGAGGTGTTGCGCGCGGCGGTGGAGGCCACGGGGGAGGCGCGGGTGGAGGCGCACTACCTCCCGGGGCGCGAGCGTTGGGAGCTGGACGCGGGGCGTTTCCAGCAGGCGTTGGAGAACGTGCTGCGCAACGCGGTGCAGGTGAGCCCGGATGGGCGCCGCGTGGAGGTGGGCGTGGAGCGCGAGGGCTCATCGCTCATCTTCACGGTGAGGGACCACGGCCCGGGGATTCCCAAGGGAGACGAGGAGCGCATCTTCGAGCCCTTCGTCACGGGGCGCCTGCGCGGCGTGGGGCTGGGGCTGGCGATTACCCGCCGCATCGTCGAGCTGCATGGCGGTTCGGTGATTGCGAGGACCCATGCGGGGGGCGGCGCGGAGTTCCGCCTCACGGTTCCTGCGAGGGGAGTCTGA
- a CDS encoding TolC family protein codes for MPLLTLGLVGMVTAPVSNTARAEQVTARFQADAPVQTALPPDTTPEPPAQALASTQEAEPKVLRVTLEEAIARALKANPQVAQAKGNITNAEAAELSAVGAYIPSLSASASGSLASSERIEPVTGAVVTGSNDTYSAGLAASWNVFTGGQRSATRKQTRAQSGAAQAQLTAQQATAVLDVERAFYEVLRATGLEEVANARIERAKQNEDAAERRLSVGSATRSDLLRAQLDHTTAREALRTAQTQRTSAALSLGRLIGEEGPAEASPEEDIALKPLTLTDAALVAELEANAPAVLAAASTLSASQAGVNVAKATYLPTVRLSAGYDWFNQDPSFTGGRTSWSVRLGVSYPIFDGFLREERVQRARTQEVVSQAQLADTRRAVRSGAGQAIAQLRLAEDRITFSVQSVEVAREDLKVQQERYRLGATTILELLTSQENLVQAEINLVSSRFDYRIARAELEALAGRPL; via the coding sequence ATGCCCCTGCTGACGCTCGGCCTCGTGGGCATGGTGACGGCGCCCGTTTCGAACACGGCCCGCGCCGAACAGGTCACGGCGCGGTTCCAAGCCGATGCGCCGGTCCAGACCGCGCTACCACCGGACACCACCCCCGAGCCCCCTGCCCAGGCTCTCGCCAGCACGCAGGAAGCCGAGCCCAAGGTGCTGCGCGTCACCCTCGAGGAAGCCATCGCACGCGCGCTCAAGGCGAATCCGCAAGTAGCGCAGGCGAAGGGCAACATCACCAACGCGGAGGCCGCGGAGCTCAGCGCCGTGGGGGCCTATATCCCCTCGCTCTCCGCGAGTGCATCGGGGTCACTCGCGAGCAGCGAGCGCATCGAGCCCGTGACGGGCGCCGTCGTCACGGGTTCCAATGACACGTACAGCGCGGGCCTGGCCGCTTCATGGAACGTCTTCACCGGAGGACAGCGAAGCGCCACGCGCAAGCAGACCCGCGCGCAGTCCGGCGCGGCACAGGCCCAGCTCACCGCGCAGCAAGCCACCGCGGTGCTCGACGTGGAGCGCGCCTTCTATGAGGTCCTCCGCGCGACGGGACTCGAGGAGGTGGCGAATGCTCGCATCGAGCGGGCCAAGCAGAACGAAGACGCCGCCGAGCGACGGCTCTCCGTGGGCTCGGCGACGCGCTCGGACCTGCTCCGCGCGCAGCTCGACCACACCACCGCGCGCGAAGCCCTGCGCACCGCGCAGACCCAACGCACGTCTGCGGCGCTGTCGCTGGGACGCCTCATCGGAGAGGAGGGCCCCGCGGAGGCCAGCCCCGAGGAGGACATCGCCCTCAAACCCCTCACGCTCACGGACGCCGCGCTGGTCGCGGAGCTCGAGGCCAACGCTCCCGCGGTGCTCGCCGCCGCGTCCACGTTGAGCGCCTCCCAGGCGGGAGTGAATGTCGCGAAGGCGACGTACCTCCCCACCGTGCGGCTGTCCGCGGGCTATGACTGGTTCAACCAGGACCCGAGCTTCACCGGAGGCCGGACGAGCTGGTCCGTGCGGCTGGGGGTCTCCTATCCCATCTTCGATGGCTTCCTGCGCGAGGAGCGGGTGCAGCGCGCGCGAACGCAGGAGGTGGTGTCCCAGGCCCAGCTCGCCGACACGCGACGCGCGGTCCGCAGCGGAGCCGGCCAGGCGATTGCGCAGCTCCGGCTCGCGGAGGACCGCATCACGTTCTCCGTCCAGTCCGTGGAGGTGGCTCGCGAGGACCTCAAGGTGCAGCAGGAACGCTACCGCCTGGGCGCCACCACCATCCTCGAGCTGCTGACGTCGCAGGAGAACCTGGTGCAGGCGGAAATCAATCTCGTGTCCTCCCGCTTCGACTACCGCATCGCGCGCGCGGAGCTGGAGGCACTCGCCGGGAGGCCCCTGTGA
- a CDS encoding tetratricopeptide repeat protein, whose product MGKDLYRDGMVRLEAGDTQEARRLLEAALHESPGDVKVMHGLSRVLDEAGERARAVELLELAHAKSPSEPGPACDLALALLERGEDARAARVVEPVVAAHPEHSGANLVLALSLAKTEPKRARVHARNAGRSSNPDEREQAAALERVLSGQSPV is encoded by the coding sequence GTGGGCAAGGACCTGTATCGCGACGGAATGGTTCGGCTGGAGGCGGGGGATACCCAGGAGGCGAGGCGGTTGTTGGAGGCCGCGCTTCACGAGTCGCCGGGGGACGTGAAGGTGATGCACGGGCTGTCGCGGGTGCTGGACGAGGCGGGGGAGCGCGCGCGGGCCGTGGAGTTGTTGGAGCTCGCGCACGCGAAGTCGCCCTCCGAGCCTGGCCCTGCGTGTGACCTGGCGCTGGCGTTGCTGGAGCGCGGTGAAGATGCGCGCGCGGCGCGAGTGGTGGAGCCCGTGGTGGCAGCGCATCCCGAGCACTCCGGCGCGAACCTCGTCTTGGCCCTGTCGTTGGCGAAGACGGAACCGAAGCGGGCTCGGGTCCATGCTCGCAACGCGGGTCGGAGCTCCAACCCGGATGAGCGTGAGCAGGCCGCGGCGCTGGAGCGCGTGTTGTCGGGGCAGTCGCCTGTGTAA
- a CDS encoding ABC transporter ATP-binding protein, which produces MGSEVVRALRGVDLTIRRNEYVAVMGPSGSGKSTFMNLIGCLDVPSEGQYWLNGQPVAGMSENALARIRNRELGFVFQSFNLLPRASALDNVALPLVYARVPRRVRLERAAAMLEKVGLGERKDHRPNELSGGQRQRVAIARALVTHPALLLADEPTGALDSRTGEEIMALFGELHAQGQTLMLVTHESDIAAHALRVLFLKDGVIERDEQKRI; this is translated from the coding sequence ATGGGCTCGGAGGTCGTCCGGGCGCTGCGGGGCGTGGACCTGACCATCCGCCGCAACGAGTACGTCGCCGTCATGGGCCCCTCGGGCTCGGGCAAGTCCACGTTCATGAACCTCATCGGCTGCCTGGATGTCCCCAGCGAGGGCCAGTACTGGCTCAACGGCCAGCCCGTCGCGGGCATGTCGGAGAACGCGCTCGCGCGCATCCGCAACCGGGAGCTGGGGTTCGTGTTCCAGAGCTTCAACCTGCTGCCGCGAGCGTCCGCGCTCGACAACGTGGCGCTCCCCTTGGTGTACGCGCGCGTGCCCAGGAGGGTCCGTCTGGAGCGCGCCGCGGCCATGCTGGAGAAGGTGGGACTGGGCGAGCGCAAGGACCACCGCCCCAACGAGCTCTCCGGTGGCCAGCGGCAGCGTGTCGCCATCGCGCGAGCGCTGGTGACCCATCCCGCGCTCCTCCTGGCGGACGAGCCCACGGGAGCACTCGACAGCCGCACGGGCGAGGAGATCATGGCCCTCTTCGGAGAGCTGCACGCCCAGGGGCAGACCTTGATGCTCGTCACACACGAGTCGGACATCGCGGCGCATGCACTGCGGGTGCTGTTCTTGAAGGACGGCGTCATCGAGCGGGACGAGCAGAAGCGGATTTGA
- a CDS encoding phosphatidylinositol-specific phospholipase C has protein sequence MLSLPGTHDTMAYQSYGGDLTQTQSLDLRAQLEAGIRAVDIRCRHIGDRFTIHHGVVYLHVNFDDVLQTTIQFLQANPTETVVMRVKKEHTEEDITRSFAQTFEWYRDQPAYSPYLWRGSHVPTLGEVRGRIVVLDDFGGGTYGIPWGALDLQDDWTVSQLADIDDKWNKVRAHLDRTQGGAPSKLFVNFLSGSSAMAYPRHVAGGINILGIDYRGVNDYAIDHLVGGWAQRAGIMMMDFPGAGLVDAILALNVRLLPSTAQLPSDFSLIFKNTAYTIGGDAEARWYGIQAFLSNAAPGRSWHFMALKREWAGWMHHEGAFYQSDSMDDFTHIAFPSRTVTSVVGPGYLAGFVNGQLGSLSGGSGDRAQQLHGRLSSRFPFQLWSVVVKRSPGGLGNWAYSDYGRGYKVSSGDYIYAVQGYSAADGVYLHEHSQQEGNVVQLTSSVGFLGDLGFNDLLSSVTILGPYQATLCEHAYQSGRCFTTSRSVTDINSVAGGPWNDVISSVTVSRTGVR, from the coding sequence ATGCTCTCGCTGCCAGGGACACACGACACCATGGCGTATCAATCCTATGGTGGAGATCTGACACAGACGCAGTCCCTGGATTTGCGTGCGCAGTTGGAAGCGGGAATCCGGGCGGTGGATATCCGGTGCCGGCACATCGGTGATCGGTTCACGATCCACCATGGGGTGGTCTACCTGCACGTCAACTTCGACGACGTGCTCCAGACCACCATCCAGTTCCTGCAGGCGAATCCCACCGAGACGGTGGTGATGCGCGTGAAGAAGGAGCATACGGAGGAGGACATCACCCGGAGCTTCGCGCAGACGTTCGAGTGGTATCGCGACCAGCCTGCGTACAGTCCCTATCTCTGGCGGGGTTCGCACGTTCCCACGTTGGGAGAGGTGAGGGGGCGGATTGTCGTCCTGGATGACTTTGGAGGAGGGACGTATGGCATTCCCTGGGGAGCGTTGGACCTCCAGGATGATTGGACGGTGTCGCAGCTCGCGGACATCGACGACAAGTGGAACAAGGTCCGGGCGCATCTGGACAGGACCCAGGGCGGCGCGCCGTCGAAGTTGTTCGTGAACTTCCTGAGTGGTTCTTCGGCGATGGCCTATCCCAGACATGTCGCGGGGGGTATCAACATCCTGGGGATCGACTATCGCGGGGTGAATGACTATGCGATTGACCACCTGGTGGGAGGGTGGGCTCAGCGCGCTGGAATCATGATGATGGACTTTCCAGGGGCGGGCCTGGTTGACGCCATCCTGGCGCTCAACGTCCGGTTGTTGCCGTCAACCGCGCAGCTACCGTCGGACTTCAGTCTCATCTTCAAGAACACGGCGTATACGATTGGCGGGGATGCGGAGGCGCGGTGGTATGGGATTCAGGCGTTCTTGTCGAACGCCGCGCCGGGACGGTCCTGGCACTTCATGGCGTTGAAGCGCGAGTGGGCCGGATGGATGCACCACGAGGGGGCCTTCTACCAATCCGATTCGATGGATGACTTCACGCACATCGCCTTCCCGTCGAGGACGGTGACGAGTGTGGTGGGCCCTGGCTACCTGGCGGGATTCGTGAACGGGCAGCTTGGGAGTCTCTCGGGTGGTTCAGGGGACAGGGCGCAGCAACTCCACGGCCGGTTGAGCTCGCGCTTCCCGTTCCAGCTCTGGTCCGTGGTGGTGAAGCGCTCTCCGGGAGGGCTCGGCAACTGGGCGTACTCGGACTACGGCCGGGGCTACAAGGTCTCGTCGGGGGACTACATCTACGCGGTCCAGGGGTACTCGGCCGCGGATGGCGTGTATCTGCACGAGCACAGCCAGCAGGAGGGGAACGTGGTGCAGCTCACGTCCTCCGTGGGTTTCCTGGGGGACTTGGGCTTCAATGACCTGTTGAGCTCCGTGACGATTCTGGGGCCCTACCAGGCGACGCTGTGCGAGCACGCGTACCAGTCGGGCCGGTGTTTCACCACGTCTCGGAGCGTGACGGATATCAACAGCGTGGCTGGCGGGCCGTGGAATGATGTCATCTCCTCGGTCACCGTCAGCCGTACTGGAGTCCGTTGA
- a CDS encoding M4 family metallopeptidase → MGAGLVACSSAPQEGEAPSEGAKDADVQAALARLPGAEVLGRQQEGVPFLIRGELGRLSGGVSAQRARADSGGEAREALTDIAAAFRLRNDDLVFRRSSVDAEGRKHLRFRQLHMGRPVVGGELVLHANSEGVIYAANGSARGGLASATEPTVASEAARSAALASTSIPRANPEGESTLVYIRTEGTDELRLAWQVRLVGTRDGMKADDLVYVDAQRGGVLATHPQIHEALNRAVYSANNGSTTPGTLKRSEGQAPTGDAHVDMNYDQLGNTYNCYKTLFNRDSYDNAGAKLVSTVHYGSNYVNAYWDGTQMVYGDGDGVDSIELGKDLDVTVHELTHAVTDTESDLIYSGESGGLNESMSDIFAGVCESWTRNWATDADVFMVGEDIWTPAIANDALRYMDDPAKDNASLDFYGDYSSGVDVHYSSGISNLVFALLSKGGTHPRGKTTQAVAAIGPEKAGRIFYKANTDLFTPSTTFEQAKAYTVQAAQELGYDAATVQAVTNAWLAVGVPPPPPVTNPLTNGVPVTGLSGSSGNKKYYTLEVPAGASTLSFTTNGGTGDADLYVRFGAVPNSGTYDCRPYASGNSETCSFNNPQAGTWYVMVNAYTAYSGLTLTGTHSGGGGTGTPTTETATGTVTRNENDNFGPYSVVPGTTFTVTMTGTRNPNLYVRFGAAPTTTTYDCRPNTSGASETCTLTVPSGQSSAYVMVRGAGSQTATYNLNIQYTKP, encoded by the coding sequence GTGGGTGCCGGTCTGGTGGCTTGCAGTTCGGCGCCGCAGGAAGGAGAAGCCCCCAGCGAGGGAGCCAAGGACGCGGATGTCCAGGCCGCGCTGGCGCGGTTGCCTGGAGCCGAGGTGCTCGGGCGGCAGCAGGAAGGTGTTCCGTTCCTCATTCGTGGGGAGTTGGGCCGGCTGAGCGGCGGTGTCTCCGCGCAGCGAGCCCGCGCGGACTCCGGTGGCGAGGCGCGGGAGGCCCTGACGGACATCGCCGCGGCCTTCCGTCTGCGCAATGACGACCTCGTGTTCCGCCGGTCCAGTGTGGACGCCGAAGGCCGCAAGCACCTGCGCTTCCGCCAGCTGCACATGGGCCGGCCCGTGGTCGGCGGTGAACTGGTGCTGCACGCCAACTCGGAAGGCGTCATCTACGCGGCCAACGGCTCGGCTCGCGGCGGACTGGCCTCCGCCACGGAGCCGACGGTGGCCTCCGAGGCCGCGCGTTCGGCGGCGCTGGCGAGCACCTCGATTCCTCGCGCGAATCCCGAGGGAGAGTCGACGCTCGTCTACATCCGCACCGAGGGCACCGATGAACTCCGGCTCGCGTGGCAGGTGCGGCTGGTGGGCACTCGCGACGGCATGAAGGCGGATGACCTGGTCTACGTCGACGCCCAGCGCGGCGGCGTGCTGGCCACCCACCCGCAGATTCACGAGGCGCTCAACCGCGCGGTGTACAGCGCCAACAACGGCAGCACCACGCCCGGAACGCTCAAGCGCTCCGAGGGCCAGGCTCCCACGGGCGACGCGCACGTGGACATGAACTACGACCAGCTCGGCAACACGTACAACTGCTACAAGACGCTCTTCAACCGCGACTCGTACGACAACGCGGGCGCCAAGCTGGTCAGCACCGTCCACTACGGCAGCAACTACGTGAATGCCTACTGGGACGGCACGCAGATGGTGTACGGCGACGGCGACGGCGTCGACTCCATCGAGCTGGGCAAGGACCTGGACGTCACCGTCCATGAGCTGACCCACGCCGTGACGGACACCGAGTCGGACCTCATCTACTCGGGTGAGTCCGGCGGCCTCAACGAGTCCATGTCCGACATCTTCGCGGGCGTGTGCGAGAGCTGGACGCGCAACTGGGCCACGGACGCCGACGTGTTCATGGTGGGCGAGGACATCTGGACGCCGGCCATCGCCAACGACGCCCTGCGCTACATGGACGACCCGGCCAAGGACAACGCCTCGCTCGACTTCTACGGCGACTACTCGTCCGGCGTGGACGTGCACTACAGCTCCGGCATCAGCAACCTGGTCTTCGCCCTGCTCTCCAAGGGAGGGACGCACCCCCGCGGGAAGACCACCCAGGCCGTGGCCGCCATCGGCCCGGAGAAGGCCGGCCGCATCTTCTACAAGGCCAACACCGACCTGTTCACCCCCAGCACCACCTTCGAGCAGGCCAAGGCGTACACCGTGCAGGCGGCGCAGGAGCTCGGCTACGACGCGGCGACGGTGCAGGCCGTGACGAACGCGTGGCTGGCCGTGGGTGTGCCGCCTCCGCCTCCCGTGACGAACCCGCTGACCAACGGCGTGCCAGTGACGGGGCTTTCTGGCAGCTCCGGCAACAAGAAGTACTACACGCTCGAGGTCCCCGCGGGCGCCTCCACCCTGAGCTTCACCACGAACGGCGGCACCGGTGACGCGGACCTCTACGTGCGCTTCGGCGCCGTTCCGAACTCCGGCACCTACGACTGCCGTCCGTACGCGAGCGGCAACTCGGAGACGTGCTCCTTCAACAACCCGCAGGCCGGCACCTGGTACGTCATGGTCAATGCGTACACGGCCTACTCGGGCCTGACGCTGACGGGCACGCACTCGGGCGGAGGCGGCACGGGCACGCCCACCACGGAGACCGCGACGGGCACGGTGACGCGCAACGAGAACGACAACTTCGGTCCGTACAGCGTGGTGCCGGGCACCACCTTCACCGTGACGATGACGGGCACGCGCAACCCGAACCTCTATGTCCGGTTCGGCGCGGCCCCCACCACCACCACCTACGACTGCCGCCCGAACACGTCGGGGGCGTCCGAGACGTGCACTTTGACGGTCCCCTCCGGCCAGTCCTCGGCGTACGTCATGGTGCGCGGCGCCGGCAGCCAGACGGCGACGTACAACCTGAACATCCAGTACACGAAGCCCTGA
- a CDS encoding sigma-54 dependent transcriptional regulator: MARILVADDEEGVRSFIAEALEVEGHVVTTAADGDEAARLLAKQGVDLLVTDLRMPGMDGLTLLRKVREEQPDVEVVVLTAVGSVESAVSAMKAGAFEYLLKPVGSPAELRLTVARALERRALLNFRAQARQSTGAVVLSWGAPSMGPVVEALRKVAPTQATVLLVGESGTGKEVAARALHQWSERSEGPFVAVNCAALTETLLESELFGHEKGAFTGAVAQRRGRIELAQGGTFFLDEVGELKAELQAKLLRVLQERRFERVGGTRTLEADVRWVAATNRDLKAMMARGEFREDLYHRLAVFPIRLPSLRERPEDLGPLAELLLRRIGDELGRPGLKLSSDASARLQTFPWPGNVRELRNALERAAILADGTVVEARHLWLDATSAPEPTPAANMGTRLPDKTLEELERMAIEQAIAAEGGNRKRAAQRLGIGLRTLYDKLRRYGMQ; the protein is encoded by the coding sequence ATGGCGCGTATTCTCGTGGCGGACGATGAGGAGGGCGTGCGTTCGTTCATCGCGGAGGCGCTCGAGGTCGAGGGCCACGTGGTGACGACGGCGGCCGATGGAGACGAGGCCGCGCGGCTTCTGGCGAAGCAGGGCGTGGACTTGTTGGTGACGGACCTGCGCATGCCGGGCATGGATGGGCTGACCCTGCTGCGCAAGGTGCGCGAGGAGCAGCCGGACGTGGAGGTCGTTGTCCTCACCGCGGTGGGCTCGGTGGAGAGCGCGGTGTCGGCGATGAAGGCCGGGGCGTTCGAGTATCTGCTCAAGCCCGTGGGGAGCCCGGCCGAGTTGCGGTTGACGGTGGCTCGCGCGCTGGAGCGCCGCGCGCTGTTGAACTTCCGAGCGCAAGCGCGGCAGTCCACCGGAGCGGTGGTGTTGAGCTGGGGCGCGCCGTCGATGGGGCCCGTGGTGGAGGCGCTGCGCAAGGTGGCGCCCACGCAGGCCACGGTGCTGTTGGTGGGCGAGAGCGGCACGGGCAAGGAGGTCGCCGCGAGGGCGCTTCATCAGTGGAGCGAGCGCTCCGAGGGACCGTTCGTCGCGGTCAACTGCGCGGCGCTGACGGAGACGCTGCTGGAGAGCGAGCTGTTCGGCCACGAGAAGGGCGCCTTCACTGGCGCGGTGGCGCAGCGGCGCGGGCGAATCGAGCTGGCCCAAGGCGGGACGTTCTTCCTGGATGAGGTGGGGGAGCTGAAGGCGGAGCTTCAGGCCAAGCTGCTTCGCGTGCTTCAGGAGCGGCGCTTCGAGCGCGTGGGTGGCACGCGGACGCTCGAGGCGGACGTGCGTTGGGTGGCGGCGACGAACCGCGACCTCAAGGCGATGATGGCGCGTGGTGAGTTCCGCGAGGACCTCTACCACCGGCTGGCGGTGTTCCCCATCCGGCTGCCCTCGCTGCGCGAGAGGCCCGAGGACCTGGGACCCCTGGCGGAGCTGCTGCTGCGGCGCATTGGTGATGAGCTGGGACGTCCGGGATTGAAGCTGTCCTCCGATGCATCGGCGCGGCTCCAGACCTTCCCGTGGCCGGGCAACGTGCGCGAGCTGCGCAATGCCTTGGAGCGGGCGGCCATCCTCGCGGACGGCACGGTGGTGGAGGCGCGCCACCTCTGGTTGGACGCGACCAGTGCCCCCGAGCCGACGCCCGCCGCCAACATGGGGACGCGGCTGCCGGACAAGACGCTGGAGGAGCTGGAGCGGATGGCCATCGAACAGGCCATCGCCGCCGAGGGTGGCAACCGCAAGCGGGCCGCACAGCGGCTGGGCATCGGCTTGCGGACGCTCTACGACAAGCTACGGCGCTACGGAATGCAGTGA
- a CDS encoding efflux RND transporter periplasmic adaptor subunit, translating to MSKAKKWVITGVAAVLLGGGVYATRQGTQPKTPERSAALAVVERRDMEVVAESAGLVEPLRVVEVKSKASGEVLRVLFDTGDKVEKDALLAEIDPRDVQNALAQAQADLESARVRLNTTEAQRQRMESLRQSGYVTQQEYETSVDAFATARAAKVRAETNLQLARERSRDVTIRAPSSGTLLERQIQPGQIIASATSNVSGGSTLFKMADLSTMQVRAKVDETDVGQIRAGLKARITMEAYPGRTFVGEVVKIEPQALVEQNVTLFPVLVRLDNPEGLLRPGMNAEVAIEISRRRDAITVPNSAVVGMRDARAAAMAVGLTEDAVRSLLRPPGARGEGRGRGGSGGSTPAENTDAPSTGEATAGPPENKGPSRDPSAPANPPGTVAASGTESQGKGVAVAGGPSEGSGGGRRQRGGGGGGRQGSGDTRPGIVFVQGANGPEPRKVMLGLSDWESSEVLSGLEPGEQVLLVSVAQLQQQQQQNSERMKRAAGGMFPGAGGGMRGGR from the coding sequence GTGAGCAAGGCGAAGAAGTGGGTCATCACGGGTGTCGCGGCGGTCTTGCTCGGTGGGGGCGTCTACGCCACCCGGCAGGGAACACAGCCCAAGACACCCGAGCGCTCGGCGGCGCTGGCCGTGGTGGAGCGCCGGGACATGGAGGTCGTCGCGGAGTCCGCCGGATTGGTGGAGCCCCTGCGCGTGGTGGAGGTGAAGTCCAAGGCGTCCGGTGAAGTGCTGCGCGTCCTGTTCGACACCGGCGACAAGGTGGAGAAGGACGCCCTGCTCGCGGAGATCGACCCGCGCGATGTGCAGAACGCGCTGGCCCAGGCCCAGGCGGACCTGGAGTCCGCGCGCGTGCGGTTGAACACGACAGAGGCCCAGCGCCAGCGCATGGAGTCACTGCGCCAGTCGGGCTACGTCACGCAGCAGGAGTACGAGACCTCGGTGGACGCCTTCGCCACCGCGAGGGCCGCCAAGGTGCGCGCGGAGACGAACCTCCAGCTCGCCAGGGAGCGCAGCCGGGACGTCACCATCCGCGCCCCCAGCTCCGGCACCCTGCTGGAGCGTCAGATCCAGCCCGGGCAGATCATCGCGTCGGCCACGTCCAACGTGTCGGGCGGCAGCACGCTGTTCAAGATGGCGGACCTGTCCACCATGCAAGTGCGCGCCAAGGTCGATGAGACGGACGTGGGGCAGATTCGCGCGGGGCTCAAGGCCCGCATCACCATGGAGGCCTACCCCGGCCGGACCTTCGTGGGCGAGGTCGTGAAGATCGAACCCCAGGCGCTGGTGGAGCAGAACGTCACCCTCTTCCCCGTCCTCGTGCGCCTGGACAATCCCGAGGGACTGTTGCGCCCGGGAATGAACGCCGAGGTCGCGATTGAAATCTCACGCCGGCGCGACGCCATCACCGTGCCCAACTCGGCGGTGGTCGGAATGCGAGATGCCCGAGCCGCCGCGATGGCGGTGGGTCTCACGGAGGACGCGGTGCGCTCGCTGCTGCGTCCGCCAGGAGCACGGGGCGAAGGCCGAGGCCGCGGTGGTTCCGGAGGTAGCACTCCCGCCGAGAACACCGACGCGCCGTCCACGGGCGAAGCCACGGCCGGGCCGCCCGAGAACAAGGGTCCGAGCCGGGACCCTTCGGCGCCCGCGAATCCCCCGGGCACCGTCGCCGCGAGCGGCACGGAATCACAGGGCAAGGGAGTCGCGGTGGCGGGCGGTCCTTCGGAAGGCTCGGGCGGGGGGCGACGGCAGCGCGGGGGTGGAGGTGGAGGCAGGCAGGGTTCGGGTGACACGCGTCCGGGGATTGTCTTCGTCCAGGGCGCGAATGGCCCGGAGCCGCGCAAGGTGATGTTGGGGCTCAGCGACTGGGAGAGCTCCGAGGTGCTGAGCGGCCTCGAGCCCGGTGAGCAGGTGTTGCTCGTCTCCGTGGCGCAACTCCAGCAGCAACAGCAGCAGAACTCCGAGCGGATGAAGAGGGCCGCTGGAGGCATGTTCCCCGGCGCTGGCGGTGGCATGCGCGGCGGGCGTTAG